A window of Costertonia aggregata contains these coding sequences:
- a CDS encoding efflux RND transporter periplasmic adaptor subunit, which produces MKKVLKWVGIVILVLGALWAAAFFVKSNSKSAITYDTQKPFISNIEKKTVATGKVVPEDEIEIKPQISGIIEKIYLEEGVKVKAGDLIARIKVVPNEQALNQSRGRVRNAELALNNTKIEYERNKALFDKGVISSQDFNTLQLQFNQAEQELKNARADYQIIRIGSAGGGSTANTDIRATVEGTILEIPVEEGDQVIQSNNFNDGTTIASIADLSKMIFEGKVDEGEVGKLKVGMPLKVSLGAIEGAELDAKLKFVAPKGVEETGAVQFKIEGDVEIKDDIFIRAGYSANASLVLEKKDSVLVIPEALLQFDKKTDKPYVELAKGDQKFERKDIEIGISDGVNVEVVSGLTESDEVKVWNKTEPVKIGEEEDGDEETEE; this is translated from the coding sequence ATGAAAAAAGTTTTAAAATGGGTGGGTATCGTAATTTTAGTGTTGGGTGCTTTGTGGGCCGCTGCCTTCTTTGTGAAATCCAATAGTAAATCTGCGATAACCTACGATACGCAAAAACCTTTCATCTCAAACATAGAAAAGAAAACCGTAGCCACGGGTAAGGTAGTTCCGGAAGATGAGATAGAGATAAAGCCCCAAATTTCGGGCATTATCGAAAAAATATACCTAGAGGAAGGTGTTAAGGTAAAAGCAGGGGATTTGATCGCACGTATCAAAGTAGTTCCCAATGAACAGGCTTTGAACCAGTCAAGAGGTAGGGTAAGAAATGCCGAATTGGCACTGAACAACACCAAAATTGAATACGAACGTAATAAAGCTCTTTTTGATAAGGGAGTAATTTCAAGCCAAGATTTCAACACGTTACAATTACAGTTTAACCAAGCTGAACAAGAACTCAAAAATGCACGGGCCGATTATCAGATCATTCGAATAGGTTCTGCCGGTGGGGGAAGTACAGCAAATACCGATATTAGGGCTACCGTAGAAGGTACTATTTTGGAAATACCGGTTGAGGAAGGCGATCAGGTAATACAAAGTAATAATTTCAACGATGGGACCACAATCGCTTCCATTGCCGATTTGAGTAAAATGATTTTTGAAGGAAAGGTAGATGAAGGCGAAGTGGGCAAGCTGAAAGTGGGCATGCCGTTAAAAGTGAGCTTGGGTGCCATAGAAGGTGCAGAGCTAGACGCCAAGCTAAAGTTTGTGGCCCCTAAAGGTGTCGAGGAAACGGGGGCGGTACAGTTCAAAATTGAAGGTGACGTAGAGATAAAGGATGATATCTTTATTCGTGCCGGGTATAGTGCCAATGCTTCATTGGTATTGGAGAAAAAGGACAGCGTGCTTGTCATTCCCGAAGCTTTGTTACAGTTTGACAAAAAAACGGACAAACCTTATGTTGAATTGGCTAAAGGCGACCAAAAGTTTGAAAGAAAAGACATTGAGATCGGAATTTCCGACGGGGTAAACGTAGAAGTTGTCTCAGGTCTTACGGAAAGCGATGAAGTAAAAGTATGGAACAAAACCGAACCTGTAAAAATAGGAGAAGAGGAAGATGGGGATGAAGAGACCGAAGAGTAA
- a CDS encoding ABC transporter permease has translation MRQLFDSNTWQEIFQSISKNKVRTFLTMIGVFVGIYIYIGLSGASKGLDNGFERQFETVAMNSIFAWAQNTSIPYSGYKTGRQLQLKLGDIEVLQNRIPDIEYIAPRNAKGVFGGTPAAAVRGTKSSNFPVYGDYPVFTKIATKKIYDNGRFINDEDIDQTRKVCVIGERTQKELFDKGEDPIGAYIRLDNIYFQVVGVHKFTPGGGFETDGDIYIPFTTFRKLYNTGQDVSWLTIAAYDDADAVKVEEDIKATLRSIHRVHPDDERAFGSFNLGEVFNKIMGFSNGLTFLSLIVGMATILAGVIGIGNILLISVKERTKELGVRRALGATPSEVRNQIIIESLFLTLLAGIVGIIFGALTLKVIDALTQGTDFPYTNPTVPIPLVLGSLALMVILGTLIGLIPAQRAVSIKPIDALREE, from the coding sequence TCAGTCGATCAGTAAGAACAAGGTTCGTACCTTTTTAACGATGATCGGGGTTTTTGTAGGTATCTATATTTATATAGGCTTATCGGGAGCGTCAAAAGGTTTGGACAACGGTTTTGAGCGTCAATTTGAAACTGTGGCCATGAACAGTATTTTTGCTTGGGCACAGAACACAAGTATACCTTACAGTGGGTATAAAACGGGTAGGCAATTGCAACTGAAATTGGGGGATATTGAAGTGCTACAGAATAGAATTCCCGATATAGAGTACATAGCACCCAGAAACGCCAAAGGAGTTTTTGGCGGAACACCGGCTGCCGCGGTTAGGGGGACAAAATCAAGTAATTTTCCGGTCTACGGGGATTATCCCGTATTTACCAAGATAGCTACTAAAAAAATATACGATAACGGTAGGTTCATTAATGACGAGGATATTGATCAGACCCGAAAAGTGTGCGTGATAGGTGAACGTACCCAAAAAGAATTGTTTGATAAAGGCGAAGATCCCATTGGAGCTTACATAAGACTCGATAATATATATTTTCAAGTGGTAGGTGTGCATAAATTCACCCCCGGTGGTGGCTTTGAGACTGATGGGGATATTTACATTCCGTTTACCACATTTAGAAAACTATACAATACGGGGCAAGACGTAAGTTGGCTTACCATTGCCGCTTATGATGATGCCGATGCCGTAAAGGTCGAAGAGGATATCAAGGCGACATTAAGAAGTATACATAGGGTTCATCCAGATGATGAAAGGGCTTTCGGTTCGTTTAATTTGGGAGAGGTTTTCAACAAGATAATGGGTTTTTCCAACGGACTCACATTCTTGTCCTTGATAGTAGGTATGGCAACCATTTTAGCCGGTGTTATCGGAATAGGGAATATATTATTGATTTCTGTAAAAGAGCGTACCAAAGAACTGGGTGTACGCAGAGCTCTCGGGGCAACGCCGAGCGAGGTCCGCAATCAAATTATAATAGAGTCATTGTTTTTGACATTGTTGGCCGGTATCGTGGGAATTATATTTGGGGCATTGACATTAAAAGTCATTGATGCCCTCACACAAGGTACCGATTTCCCCTATACCAACCCAACTGTGCCGATTCCCTTGGTTCTGGGGTCGTTGGCATTGATGGTGATTTTGGGAACGTTGATAGGCTTGATTCCTGCCCAACGTGCCGTAAGCATAAAACCAATTGATGCATTGCGAGAAGAATAA